The following proteins come from a genomic window of Streptococcus oralis:
- a CDS encoding AzlC family ABC transporter permease, with protein sequence MKEKGFWEGAQAAMPTALGYVSIGLACGIIGAPYVTPVEMGLMSLFVYAGSAQFAMLALIAVQAPVAAIAMTVFLINLRLFLLSLHASTYFRHTSLWQNIGMSSLLTDETYGVLMGELAHTDKVNPMWMHGNNLNSYVAWFVGTVVGTALGGLLPNPEIFGLDFALVGMFIGIFASQFQIMQRRIPVRNLLKILAVVTVSFFLLLTLVSQSLAVLFATLLGCTMGVVLDGQ encoded by the coding sequence ATGAAAGAAAAAGGATTTTGGGAAGGTGCTCAGGCGGCCATGCCGACTGCCCTTGGCTATGTCAGCATTGGCCTGGCTTGTGGGATTATTGGCGCACCCTATGTGACACCTGTTGAGATGGGCTTGATGAGCCTCTTTGTTTATGCTGGGAGCGCCCAGTTTGCCATGTTGGCACTGATTGCGGTCCAAGCACCTGTAGCAGCCATTGCCATGACAGTCTTTTTAATCAATTTACGACTCTTTTTGCTGAGCTTGCATGCGTCGACCTATTTCCGTCATACCAGTCTCTGGCAAAATATCGGTATGTCTAGTCTCTTGACAGATGAGACTTACGGGGTTTTGATGGGAGAATTAGCCCATACAGACAAGGTCAATCCTATGTGGATGCATGGGAATAATCTCAACAGTTATGTAGCTTGGTTTGTTGGGACAGTTGTTGGGACAGCTCTAGGTGGTTTACTGCCAAATCCAGAAATCTTTGGCCTTGATTTTGCCCTTGTGGGAATGTTTATCGGGATTTTTGCTTCGCAGTTCCAGATTATGCAAAGACGGATTCCTGTCCGCAATCTGCTGAAAATCCTAGCAGTTGTTACGGTGTCTTTCTTTTTGCTCTTGACATTGGTGTCTCAGTCTCTAGCTGTTCTATTTGCGACGCTACTTGGATGTACAATGGGGGTGGTCTTAGATGGTCAGTAA